Sequence from the Chanodichthys erythropterus isolate Z2021 chromosome 12, ASM2448905v1, whole genome shotgun sequence genome:
CATTCGGTTTCATTGAGCAAATTATTCAGCAGTTACAGGTCACTGTTGGGAACCGTTgacttctgttgttgttgttgtttttgttgttggtttttttttgtttttttttttatcttcaatCTTTGTGAGCATCAGTTCATCAGAAGTGAAGCATTATGTTGTGAGCAATAAGATGTGATGAGCGCTGCAGCTCGGatcaagagaaagaaaatatctgtaataacaatttatcattataaatgtactTGATGTCATACATGTCAGTGTGTTTTACTGGGATGTGATGTTTATCACGCTGAGAAAAATAAGCCTCATTTACAAGCCTCCTTTGCtaactttaatatattttagaaatgtGAAACTGTAAatagatatttaaaaatgtaattacaacTTAAAAAAGTACTGTGAATTGCTAATACTGAGcagcagaatatatatatatatatatatatataaaaacttcaaaagaacaaataaaacaatactcTGCCTCTGTTTTtagtaaattatattaataatcatgCTTGTGTTCTGCTTTGAATTGtttgtattttactttaattatcAATAAAAAATTTCTGctcaataaatgtatatttatgcaATCCTGCAGCCGTTTTCATCGATCATTCTGGCATCAGATATAAAGGTCACTGGAGTGACTTTTCTAGTCTTGGTTTGCTGATtacttaaatattaaattatatttcacCTGTAATTGAAACCAACCGTAGATGATTCAACAGTTCAACATTCGTCATTTTCACAGAGCCAACAATATTCGTAATATACAATGCCTCGTATTATAAAACTAGATTAGGAAACAAGCTCTATCAGAGGAGAAaagagaggtgtgtgtgtgtgtgtgtgtgtgtgtgtgtgtgtgtgtgtgtgtgtgtgtgtgtgtgtgtgtgtgtgtgtgtgtgtgtgtgtgtgtgtgtgtgtggcattgGTTTAAGGGTGTTGATGGTTAAATGAAAGAGATGTGTTGGTCATTGAACACTAACATTACTTGGTTGCTgtcaaaaaataacaataaaaataaattacaagcAAACAGTAAATGCTCGCTCTCTGTCATTATATTTTGGACCATTGGATACCTGATATTTCTTTAAACCAGTAGGTCCTGGACCTGAATGGACTCTATGCCCTGTCACTTCCGTGTTTTCCTCAGGCAGACTATTTAAATCCGGAGCTGCACCAGAAGTCATTGTTCCTTACGCAGAGCTTTCAAATAACAGAGTAGAAGATGACTTCAGCTTACAAGAACTTCTCCGGATTACTGTAAATGATGTTCATCACATTGCGAGTCTGTCATCCTTGTGTTTTATCTTTGAATGTGTtaagtgtgaacacaccatGCTAATGCCTGATTAATAGTGTAGAGACCTAGAGGGAACGTCCTATAataatagtcccctaaacattcccagaacctCCTGAATGTTCCCCAAAGATCCACAAATAACTTCCctcaaaccttaaaagaactccacatctgTCTCTGAACGTTACCAGGTGACGTCCTTGACATCATCCCCTTGTCAAACAATACTAAAGGATTCCAATAAGAaaattttactattttaattagAATTTCTATCATATTTTGGAACCATTCCTGTAAGATTCCTATAGGACTTGTATTATAgacataaatatatagtttttgGGAAAGTGTACAAAGGATTTGGTTCTTATTCTGTTCATCTTCTTTGCAGCATCTTGTTACTGAGACAATGTACACTGTGGGAAATGTTAAAAAAGGTGAAATTCATGGCATTAAATAtccaaatttatattttaactttccTTAAATGtctcaaaataaatacaaaaaataaataaatcaccgCATTTCACAAATATCTCCAGGATCATTATTGTGAAACAGCATGCATGAGCTAATGTCAGtactgtatcactgcatcaACTACAGCAGTGCTTCTCAATCCTGTCCTGAACCCCTCACCGCTGCTGTTTGGATCAGACACGCCCAACTCAAGTACTCATGAGCTGATGAGcagaatcaggtgtgttaaatgaGAGACATACAACATTAAATGAATTCATTATGATCAATGCATCACTTATTATTGTAAAACTGTGGTAAAACATTGATGCTTTGGTTTGAAATCTTTAAGTGAACAATAAAAATGCCAACAAACGGCCACTTTTATCATGTTCGTTTTGTGATCTCGctattgttttctttctgaGTTGTTTTCTGATAAAACTTCCATTTGTTGGTGAAATGATGGTTTGTGTGACGTTGATCCAGAGAGGAGTGTTACGGGCGGGTTTTAGTGAAGATCTGCGGTGCTTCTGGCCCGAGGGAGGAAACACAGCGTGGTTTTGGGCTCGGTGCTGATTTGGCCATGAGGGCCAGTGACTGTTATAAGAAATGTCCATTTCCAGGGAAGGGAAATATCGTTCTTACTCTACAGTTCTACTCAGAGCGTGTAAAATCTGCATGATCAGGGACTCCAGTATATGAGCATGAACTAGAAACAACTATAGGTGTGACacaaacaagactttattaactaaacACTTAAATTATTCTAACATACAAACACATACATGTAATTTAGCGATGGATAGAGAGCTGAAGCAGAATAGCATGTAATAACATCAGTGTGACGGTGTAAAATAAGCCCAGAATTTCTTTAGGCTGAACTAAAATGAATTTGGCACGATGTGGTAAATGACCGTGGTGTAATCCGAGTCAATCTCCTCGTTGCTGAAGGCGAGAGCAGCGTCACTGAGAGACTCTTCATGCTTCTGGAAACTGACAGCAGTGCACAGGAGCCCATCAGAGGGGATTGTGGGTAATTGTGCTGGAGTCGATGAAACGATGCCTGTGTGAATGAGCAGAGAAAGTGTGAGgttgatctgtgtgtgtgtttctgaacAGCAGAGGGCGACAAACTCAGATTTATTAAAATGCAGTAGCTTGAGTGTCTCACCGTGTTTACggttgtattttattttgagcaACACGAGCACTAAACACACAGCCAGCAGGATCAAACCCACAGAAACAGCAACTATCATAGAAGAGCCTGAAATCAAGCAAAGAGATTGTCAAGGTGATCACATGACATTCATCTACAAGCATTCATATGCTGTACATCTGACACTCATGTTTAATGCTTTATCATGTGATCACTTTCATCTCAAACTGAAAAATGGATCTGTTGGATCTTACCAGACTTTTCTTTATCCTGGGATGTTTCTCTTTCAGTGTCAGATGTTTCTGAAAATACACAATCATAAAGCACAAATGGTCAAATTAGAGGAACAAATTCAGTCAAGAAATCACACAAAGAGATTGTCACCGAGAAACAAGGTGATCACATGACATTCATCTACAAGCATTCATACACACGCTGTACATCTGACACTCATCTTTATATCATAACTTTCAACTCAAACTGAGAAACGGATCTGTTAGATTTTACCAGACTTTTCTTTATCCTGGGATGTTACTCCTTCAGTGTAAGATGTCGTCGTTTCTGAAAATACACAATCATAGAGCACAAATGGTCAAATTAGAGGAACAAATTCTGTCAGGAAATCACACAAAGGCATTATCACTGAGAAACAAGGTGAGACTATGACATTCATCTAGCAGTCATACACACGCTGTACATCTGACACTCATTATATATTCATAAGATCACTTTCATCTCAAACTGAGAAATGGATCTGTTAGATTTTACCAGACTTTTCTTTATCCTGGGATGTTTCTCTTTCAGTGTAAGATGACGTCGTTTCTGAAAATACACATGGTCAAGTTTATTGATTGTCAAATTTATTGAAGGGacgaattctgtcattatttactcagatgttttgtggaacacaaatgcaattttgcttgacaatttttttttttatacaattacatttatgcatttagcaaaAAATTCCACAGAAGTGCACATGTGACTTATTTCATATCTTGTAAAGCTGTCTGATAATGTGTGACAAAACAAACAGACACAAATTTATCATTGAAATCACTTGAGCATATTCAAAACTGGCACATACTCAATGTCTTAAATAACAAGACCTGTCGGGATATATGGAAGCACACAAAAACTCTTCAGTGCATAACGATTCACATTTAGATTAATTCTGTATTTTCATTGTATAGATGAGATCTGtgtgaatgttaaaataacatctttttgtgctccacaaaacaacaacaacaaaaaagaaacgGCATCAACACAAAGTCAGACGGACCTTTCCACAGTAAAACACAAGCCAGCTGGCACAGTACGTCAAATCATCGGTCAGAGGTCaaattttggttgaaaatgaaaatcacagctAAACACAACATTTGTTTGATGTCTAGCTCCAACATCAGTCAGACGTCAAATTTTGGTTGAAATTAGCtccacactgtaaaataaataaataataaataaataaataagagtaGGGAGAAATGAATGGCAGCACATTAAATCATTCAAGATCTCAGCATAGGTTGGTgctaatttgaatattttttaacattagttttcTCTGGCTGTTGtaactgtgtttgtgtttgttataACATACACAGTTAAAGCAGCtagagaaaaaaatatgttaaaaagaCAAGAGTCAAAACAAAAGACTTTAAAcgaaacattttcaataagacatcaacatctaaacctctgttaattctcaataagagcttctgtagacagaaataaagtgtttttgtgtgtgtgtcagtgttgGTGCTCGATGTCAAACAAGCATTGAGTTAAGCTGATTATCATTTTCAACCAATATTTGACATCTGACCAATGTCTTCCTGATGATACATTGATGTCCAGTGACCTCTCTGTGTCTAAACATTGGGTTTAGAGGTCAATCCCAtgttcattttcaaccaaaattAAACGTCTGACCGACCGAGTCTACATCCTGTGCCTGCTGGATCTGTAAGAAACGCTTTCTTTCTGCACGTTACTGAACTAAAGAACTAAAACACAAAAGCAGCAGCCAGTTTTTCTTAAGTGTTTTTATCTGTGGTTTTCAGCTGGTGTGAACATGACCGTTCATCAGACTTTACCACAGCGTGCTGCTTTAAAGAGACAGTACATCCAAAAATGATCACACTGAAAGAAAACATCTGTAGAAAGTTGGGCTGCAcgattatatattttatacatattttatcaGGATTATGATTTCTGCTTCTCTAAAAGTAATTGTTGTGATTTTGGCCCATTGGTTAAACTTTATAAGACATTTCAGTTGTATTGCATTGGTAACAAGCCTTCACAACCTCTCATGTGTGCGGTTGCCAGACGTCAAGAGTTTAAATCCCCCAAACAAGTTCTCTTAAAAAGGATACATGTAATGTCTGAGTTTTACTTTATCTTTGCAATCTGGCAACCATGTGCACATGCTCTCTACACTGTGAAAACACCACTGATGATCTGAAAACATTGATGAACGTGAGTTTATCGATCTCCATTGAGATATTCTGCTCAAATGAAGGTGTTGTTCAGTCCGTCTGTTCCTTCACGAGTTTTACTGTGGCTGAATCTGCCATCAAACCTTCAGTTACTGTAATAAATCCAAACATGGATCTCAACTTATTTGTTTCTGACTGTAGTTGCTGAATAAATGCACTTAAACAGCCTCTGTGTGACTATACAGAgaaaaacattaacatcattTGAAATCACTATTAGTAATTTCACTGTTTTAGGTTTTGAGAGAAACTCATTATGGTTTTACCAGTTTAAAGAGTGTGTTAATGTATATGATATAATTAATCTGATGATTTTCACTTACTTGAAAGTGCAATAAttgtgaataaatgtaaaaataaatttatcaaATTACAACAATCAAGacaaattattgtaattataatttttaagcaaaaaaCAATTGTTATTAtcagattaattaatattttacctCTGATCACATGTAGATGAACTTCAGTGAATATGTACGACCCAGAACTCTCCTCTGCGCACCAgtatttcccagaatcctcttcTGTCAGATCGGTGATGTTCACAGTAAAGACTCCAGCTGAGGTTTCATCAGTCACAGAGAATCGGCCATTTGTTCTCATATTCGATGAAACACGAACTCCGTCTCGCACACAGATGTTCGGCTGATCTCCTCTGCAGAAAATCCTCGTGTGATTCCTGATGAACTTACAGCTGATGGACACTGATCCTCCGACAGACGCTTCACGAGTGACCGCTGAAGAGAGAAAATATGAGTATGAGAACAGAATGATCAGAAACATTGAGATTTTCTCCAGAAACACCTCACCATCTTTCATGACGATCATGAGTTCAGTGTGAAGATTAAACTCATCTCTTACTGCACACCAGTATATCCCAGCATCCTCTGCTCTCAGCTCACTCAAGGTCACAGTGAAGAGATTGAGTTCAGTCTCATTCTTTACtgaaatctttgttttattctCATGGGATTCAtctgatttaattattttttgagCACCTTCAGTGAAACACTTTCCTTTGTAAAGTTGCTTTACTTCTCTTGAATGTTTTGCATTATAAGGGCATTTGATCTCTGATGAACCTCCTTCACGTCCGACCACTGGAGGCACTAATAGTCAAGAGAATGAAAGTGTTTATATCCTACAATGAATGCACGTTATGTGGTTTATGGTGACTGTACGTACTGGTCACAGTGAGGTGATGTTGATTGGTGAGAGAGACAGAAGTCAGATGTGTGTCTCTGGTTTCTGCTCCACACCAGTAAACTCCAGCATCTCTCTCGCTCACATTACTGATGATCACTGTAAAAACTCCTGCTGTACTGACAGAAAACTCAAAGCGTTTCTGCTCTGATGAACTGATGCTCTCACATATCTTCTGCTCGTTCTCTCTGCAGATGTGTTTGAAGGTCTCGCCGTGTTTCTCAGGGAAATCGCAGGTGAGTTTCACACTTTCACCAATAACAGCAGATGCTTTACTTGATGCACAGAAATGACCAACTATacacaaaaacaatgaaaaatatataatataaaaaagttcaaatctttttttctcattttaactGTTATAAAGTGTGTTCAAAATGAATCTCCCGACAGAATCTCTTTACCTTGATTTACTGTCAGTTTGACGTCAGTGAACAG
This genomic interval carries:
- the LOC137032837 gene encoding polymeric immunoglobulin receptor-like isoform X5; the encoded protein is MRAAIIIFIFITLCLISGQFFTGQVLCFSVIGCAGGSLMFKCPYKNQNDQHKGKYFCRDRSCKMGISSELQRRWDYNGRFALYDDGNSRFFTVFIRNLNGEDDGKYTCGNNQTWSRDVELKVNRESGCGTSVILDEYVGQTITFHCEYDEKFKTHTKVFYRLKEGPVHVLNSSQSSQSSEEKIILSDSHEDQITVTIRHISADDGGVYLCGVERYGSDPSITHITFIKEIELNVCSRIASVQVQAYSSKSVFITCKFPQEFRRNKKFIQKDSSQKIIVDEQNQWVRHDKVHVYDDSSEGLLKVFISDLTENDGGTYRCGVNIVHLFTDVKLTVNQVGHFCASSKASAVIGESVKLTCDFPEKHGETFKHICRENEQKICESISSSEQKRFEFSVSTAGVFTVIISNVSERDAGVYWCGAETRDTHLTSVSLTNQHHLTVTTVTREASVGGSVSISCKFIRNHTRIFCRGDQPNICVRDGVRVSSNMRTNGRFSVTDETSAGVFTVNITDLTEEDSGKYWCAEESSGSYIFTEVHLHVIRETTSSYTERETSQDKEKSETTTSYTEGVTSQDKEKSETSDTERETSQDKEKSGSSMIVAVSVGLILLAVCLVLVLLKIKYNRKHGIVSSTPAQLPTIPSDGLLCTAVSFQKHEESLSDAALAFSNEEIDSDYTTVIYHIVPNSF
- the LOC137032837 gene encoding polymeric immunoglobulin receptor-like isoform X3, which encodes MRAAIIIFIFITLCLISGQVLCFSVIGCAGGSLMFKCPYKNQNDQHKGKYFCRDRSCKMGISSELQRRWDYNGRFALYDDGNSRFFTVFIRNLNGEDDGKYTCGNNQTWSRDVELKVNRESGCGTSVILDEYVGQTITFHCEYDEKFKTHTKVFYRLKEGPVHVLNSSQSSQSSEEKIILSDSHEDQITVTIRHISADDGGVYLCGVERYGSDPSITHITFIKEIELNVCSRIASVQVQAYSSKSVFITCKFPQEFRRNKKFIQKDSSQKIIVDEQNQWVRHDKVHVYDDSSEGLLKVFISDLTENDGGTYRCGVNIVHLFTDVKLTVNQVGHFCASSKASAVIGESVKLTCDFPEKHGETFKHICRENEQKICESISSSEQKRFEFSVSTAGVFTVIISNVSERDAGVYWCGAETRDTHLTSVSLTNQHHLTVTMPPVVGREGGSSEIKCPYNAKHSREVKQLYKGKCFTEGAQKIIKSDESHENKTKISVKNETELNLFTVTLSELRAEDAGIYWCAVRDEFNLHTELMIVMKDAVTREASVGGSVSISCKFIRNHTRIFCRGDQPNICVRDGVRVSSNMRTNGRFSVTDETSAGVFTVNITDLTEEDSGKYWCAEESSGSYIFTEVHLHVIRETTSSYTERETSQDKEKSETTTSYTEGVTSQDKEKSETSDTERETSQDKEKSGSSMIVAVSVGLILLAVCLVLVLLKIKYNRKHGIVSSTPAQLPTIPSDGLLCTAVSFQKHEESLSDAALAFSNEEIDSDYTTVIYHIVPNSF
- the LOC137032837 gene encoding polymeric immunoglobulin receptor-like isoform X1, yielding MRAAIIIFIFITLCLISGQFFTGQVLCFSVIGCAGGSLMFKCPYKNQNDQHKGKYFCRDRSCKMGISSELQRRWDYNGRFALYDDGNSRFFTVFIRNLNGEDDGKYTCGNNQTWSRDVELKVNRESGCGTSVILDEYVGQTITFHCEYDEKFKTHTKVFYRLKEGPVHVLNSSQSSQSSEEKIILSDSHEDQITVTIRHISADDGGVYLCGVERYGSDPSITHITFIKEIELNVCSRIASVQVQAYSSKSVFITCKFPQEFRRNKKFIQKDSSQKIIVDEQNQWVRHDKVHVYDDSSEGLLKVFISDLTENDGGTYRCGVNIVHLFTDVKLTVNQVGHFCASSKASAVIGESVKLTCDFPEKHGETFKHICRENEQKICESISSSEQKRFEFSVSTAGVFTVIISNVSERDAGVYWCGAETRDTHLTSVSLTNQHHLTVTMPPVVGREGGSSEIKCPYNAKHSREVKQLYKGKCFTEGAQKIIKSDESHENKTKISVKNETELNLFTVTLSELRAEDAGIYWCAVRDEFNLHTELMIVMKDAVTREASVGGSVSISCKFIRNHTRIFCRGDQPNICVRDGVRVSSNMRTNGRFSVTDETSAGVFTVNITDLTEEDSGKYWCAEESSGSYIFTEVHLHVIRETTSSYTERETSQDKEKSETTTSYTEGVTSQDKEKSETSDTERETSQDKEKSGSSMIVAVSVGLILLAVCLVLVLLKIKYNRKHGIVSSTPAQLPTIPSDGLLCTAVSFQKHEESLSDAALAFSNEEIDSDYTTVIYHIVPNSF
- the LOC137032837 gene encoding polymeric immunoglobulin receptor-like isoform X2; the protein is MRAAIIIFIFITLCLISGQFFTGQVLCFSVIGCAGGSLMFKCPYKNQNDQHKGKYFCRDRSCKMGISSELQRRWDYNGRFALYDDGNSRFFTVFIRNLNGEDDGKYTCGNNQTWSRDVELKVNRESGCGTSVILDEYVGQTITFHCEYDEKFKTHTKVFYRLKEGPVHVLNSSQSSQSSEEKIILSDSHEDQITVTIRHISADDGGVYLCGVERYGSDPSITHITFIKEIELNVCSRIASVQVQAYSSKSVFITCKFPQEFRRNKKFIQKDSSQKIIVDEQNQWVRHDKVHVYDDSSEGLLKVFISDLTENDGGTYRCGVNIVHLFTDVKLTVNQVGHFCASSKASAVIGESVKLTCDFPEKHGETFKHICRENEQKICESISSSEQKRFEFSVSTAGVFTVIISNVSERDAGVYWCGAETRDTHLTSVSLTNQHHLTVTMVGREGGSSEIKCPYNAKHSREVKQLYKGKCFTEGAQKIIKSDESHENKTKISVKNETELNLFTVTLSELRAEDAGIYWCAVRDEFNLHTELMIVMKDAVTREASVGGSVSISCKFIRNHTRIFCRGDQPNICVRDGVRVSSNMRTNGRFSVTDETSAGVFTVNITDLTEEDSGKYWCAEESSGSYIFTEVHLHVIRETTSSYTERETSQDKEKSETTTSYTEGVTSQDKEKSETSDTERETSQDKEKSGSSMIVAVSVGLILLAVCLVLVLLKIKYNRKHGIVSSTPAQLPTIPSDGLLCTAVSFQKHEESLSDAALAFSNEEIDSDYTTVIYHIVPNSF
- the LOC137032837 gene encoding polymeric immunoglobulin receptor-like isoform X4, translated to MRAAIIIFIFITLCLISGQFFTGQVLCFSVIGCAGGSLMFKCPYKNQNDQHKGKYFCRDRSCKMGISSELQRRWDYNGRFALYDDGNSRFFTVFIRNLNGEDDGKYTCGNNQTWSRDVELKVNRESGCGTSVILDEYVGQTITFHCEYDEKFKTHTKVFYRLKEGPVHVLNSSQSSQSSEEKIILSDSHEDQITVTIRHISADDGGVYLCGVERYGSDPSITHITFIKEIELNVCSRIASVQVQAYSSKSVFITCKFPQEFRRNKKFIQKDSSQKIIVDEQNQWVRHDKVHVYDDSSEGLLKVFISDLTENDGGTYRCGVNIVHLFTDVKLTVNQVGHFCASSKASAVIGESVKLTCDFPEKHGETFKHICRENEQKICESISSSEQKRFEFSVSTAGVFTVIISNVSERDAGVYWCGAETRDTHLTSVSLTNQHHLTVTMPPVVGREGGSSEIKCPYNAKHSREVKQLYKGKCFTEGAQKIIKSDESHENKTKISVKNETELNLFTVTLSELRAEDAGIYWCAVRDEFNLHTELMIVMKDAVTREASVGGSVSISCKFIRNHTRIFCRGDQPNICVRDGVRVSSNMRTNGRFSVTDETSAGVFTVNITDLTEEDSGKYWCAEESSGSYIFTEVHLHVIRETTSSYTERETSQDKEKSETSDTERETSQDKEKSGSSMIVAVSVGLILLAVCLVLVLLKIKYNRKHGIVSSTPAQLPTIPSDGLLCTAVSFQKHEESLSDAALAFSNEEIDSDYTTVIYHIVPNSF